The window ACACGGCCTAGGCCAAAGGCCACGCGATGATGGCGGAGCCTCGCGTGGCCGGAGGCCGTCAGACACGGCCTAGGCCAAAGGCCACGCGATGATGGCGGAGCCTCGCGTGGCCGGAGGCCGTCAGACACGGCCTAGGCCGGCCCCGGGCCGGCGGCGGGGATCGGGAGCGGATAGCCCGCGGCGGCGGCGCGGGCGCGGCCGGCGCGCAGCTCGCGCTCCAGGGCGCGCAGGTAGCCGCAGGTGCCCCGCCGGCGCAGGCCCACGCGACGCAGCCCCGGGTGGTCGAGCATCGCCTGGTAGGCCGGAAGCAGATAGCGCCCGCGCAGGTACTCGCCGACCCAGCTGGCCTGGGCCCAGACGAGCCGCCCGCCAGGGCCCGATGCTGGCGCCTCGTCCTCCTCGGCCAGTTCACCCGCCTCACCCGCGGGTCGCGGCCCGGCCGGCCCGCCCGCCGCCGCGCCGGCCACCCCGCCGCCCCCGGAGCCGCCAATCAGGTAGACACCGTCGGCCCGGGGATGGAAGACGCCGCCGTACCAGGGGTCGTCGACACCGATCACGGTCCGCACGGCGGCGACCGTCGCCGCGGTCACCACGACGGCGTCCCAGCTTCCGAGGGACCGGCCGTCGAGGCTGATCTGGAAGCCGCGCCGCGGGTCTTCCCGCGCGCCGGCGCGGCTGACGACGGGCGCGAAGTCGGCGCCGCCCTCGCTCGGGGCGCTCGGCGAAACGGGCTCGTCGCCGTGGTCATCCGGGCCGGCGACGCGGCGGGCGGTGAGCGCGCGTCTGGACAGCAGCTCTTCGGCGGCCGGCGTCGGCGCCCCGAGGTAGGTGGCGTCGATCCCGCCGTCGACGAGGGCGGCCAGCCCGACCGCGCCGGTCAGATCGGGGCCGAGCACGGCGACCCGGGGGAGCTGAGGCACGGTGCAGGACTGTAGGCGGTCGCGCCGTCGATCTCCGCGCCGGGCGGTCCGCGCACCCACCGCGCGCGGGACCTAAGTAGTCGGCGTGACACTTACGGGCGAGGCAGGTTGTGACCACACGGTCACGCTTGACACACTCTCCGTCGTGGCCCGCGTTCTCGCTGTCGCCAACCAAAAGGGTGGCGTCGCCAAGACGACCTCTGTGTCGAGCCTCGGCGCCGCCCTGACCGAGCTGGGCCAGCGAGTTCTGCTGGTCGATCTGGATCCGCAGGCCTGTCTGACGTTCTCGCTTGGCCTCGACCCGGACGCTCTCGAGCTGTCCGTCCACGACGTGCTGCTCGGGCGCCTGTCCGCGGGCCTCGTCGTCCTGCGCACGGCCGACGGGTCGGACCTGTTGCCGGCGACCATCGAGCTGGCCGGCTGCGAGGCGGTGCTGCTCTCGCGCACCGGGCGGGAGCACGTGCTGCGGCTCGCCCTCGCCGAGATCGTCGACGACTATGACTTCGTCCTGGTGGACTGTCCGCCGTCGCTGGGCGTGCTGACCATCAACGGCCTCACGGTCGCCGACGAGGTGATCATCCCGTTGCAGTGCGAGACGCTGTCGCACCGCGGCGTCGGCCAGCTGCTCGACACCGTGCACGACGTCCGCCGCCTCACGAACCCGAAGCTCCGGGTTCGTGGCGTGCTGCCGACCCTGTTCGACGGCCGCACCGCGCACAGCCGGGCGGTGCTGGCCGACGTCGCGGCCCGCTACCAGGTCAGCGTGCTCGAACCGCCGGTCGCCCGCTCGGTGCGCTTCGCGGAGGCACCGGGCATCGGCCGCTCGATCCTCACCACCGCGGCCCGGTCGAAGGGCGCGCAGGCCTATCGGGAGCACGCCCGCACGATCGCGGGGCTCGGACCAGGCCCGGTGCCCGGCGTCGGCCCAGAGGCGCTGCTCGCCGGTGCGCTGCCCGTCCTCGGCCGGGCGGACGACCACCTGGCCGAAGACGACGAGCTGGTCGACGGTGGGCTGGTGGACGGCTCGCCTGAGGTGGCCGCCTCGGTCGCGCTGTCGCGCATCGGCCGGTGAACGGGGACATGGCCAGAGTCGAGAGCACGGCTGGAGCCGTGAGTGTGGCTGAGGGCGCGGGCAGCCGGGCGCGGGACGCGTCGGCCGGGTTCGACCGGCTGCGGCCGCGCACCGGGCGCCCACCTGGGCCTGGCTCGCCGTCATCCGCGTCCCGGCCGGGCGCCATCGGCCGTGACGTGCACGGCAAGCGTGCTCTCTACAGCGGCGAGCACCCGCCCGCCCCGCACGGCTCAGGCGTGACCGTGCACTGTTCCCGGTGCAGGCAGGCGACGATGGTGGGCGCCCGGCGCGCGTTGGCGTTGCTCACCCCGAGCCTGCATCTGCCGGTCATCCGGCCGCGTCACCCGTCGCTGCTGCGCTGCCCTGC of the Pseudofrankia saprophytica genome contains:
- a CDS encoding ParA family protein; this translates as MARVLAVANQKGGVAKTTSVSSLGAALTELGQRVLLVDLDPQACLTFSLGLDPDALELSVHDVLLGRLSAGLVVLRTADGSDLLPATIELAGCEAVLLSRTGREHVLRLALAEIVDDYDFVLVDCPPSLGVLTINGLTVADEVIIPLQCETLSHRGVGQLLDTVHDVRRLTNPKLRVRGVLPTLFDGRTAHSRAVLADVAARYQVSVLEPPVARSVRFAEAPGIGRSILTTAARSKGAQAYREHARTIAGLGPGPVPGVGPEALLAGALPVLGRADDHLAEDDELVDGGLVDGSPEVAASVALSRIGR